The proteins below are encoded in one region of Podarcis raffonei isolate rPodRaf1 chromosome 6, rPodRaf1.pri, whole genome shotgun sequence:
- the SHISAL2A gene encoding protein shisa-like-2A isoform X2, with product MSADCTSYMNADKVLVSAFSCPGENGEPGSIYCCGFQDLKYCCDDPNSFFPYEHNYMWWLSVGALIGLSIAAVVLLAFIITVCVLCYLFISTKPQSKLDRGLSLSLQSAGRETRGSSLC from the exons ATGAGCGCCGACTGCACGAGTTACATGAACGCCGACAAGGTGCTGGTCAGCGCCTTCAGCTGCCCGGGGGAGAACGGCGAGCCCGGCTCCATCTACTGTTGCGGCTTCCAGGACCTCAAGTATTGTTGCGATGATCCGAACAGCTTCTTCCCCTACGAGCACAACTACATGTGGTGGCTCAG TGTTGGAGCACTTATTGGCTTGTCAATTGCAGCAGTGGTCCTGCTGGCTTTTATCATCACTGTGTGCGTTCTTTGTTACTTGTTTATCAGCACGAAGCCACAAAGCAAACTGGATAGAGGCCTCAGTTTAAGCTTACAGTCAGCAG GTCGAGAAACTAGAGGAAGTTCTTTATGTTAA
- the SHISAL2A gene encoding protein shisa-like-2A isoform X1, translated as MSADCTSYMNADKVLVSAFSCPGENGEPGSIYCCGFQDLKYCCDDPNSFFPYEHNYMWWLSVGALIGLSIAAVVLLAFIITVCVLCYLFISTKPQSKLDRGLSLSLQSAGKSSSFSREHSDVSLVVPRFITTWVFKLF; from the exons ATGAGCGCCGACTGCACGAGTTACATGAACGCCGACAAGGTGCTGGTCAGCGCCTTCAGCTGCCCGGGGGAGAACGGCGAGCCCGGCTCCATCTACTGTTGCGGCTTCCAGGACCTCAAGTATTGTTGCGATGATCCGAACAGCTTCTTCCCCTACGAGCACAACTACATGTGGTGGCTCAG TGTTGGAGCACTTATTGGCTTGTCAATTGCAGCAGTGGTCCTGCTGGCTTTTATCATCACTGTGTGCGTTCTTTGTTACTTGTTTATCAGCACGAAGCCACAAAGCAAACTGGATAGAGGCCTCAGTTTAAGCTTACAGTCAGCAGGTAAGAGCTCTTCATTCAGCAGAGAACATTCAGATGTTTCCTTAGTAGTTCCAAGATTCATCACCACCTGGGTTTTTAAATTGTTCTGA